One genomic region from Drosophila subpulchrella strain 33 F10 #4 breed RU33 chromosome 2R, RU_Dsub_v1.1 Primary Assembly, whole genome shotgun sequence encodes:
- the LOC119549784 gene encoding LOW QUALITY PROTEIN: uncharacterized protein LOC119549784 (The sequence of the model RefSeq protein was modified relative to this genomic sequence to represent the inferred CDS: deleted 2 bases in 1 codon; substituted 1 base at 1 genomic stop codon), giving the protein MDGRLPGRPLFGPPLPPLRPPNCVNGKATAAFANFAAAATKATAQLQQELHKCICIYSYIXLSDGRALYCSYVLDGPAKWRSEKKSLKQNQQRSSRNSRVPFVCKILNTLLV; this is encoded by the exons ATGGATGGCCGCCTTCCTGGCCGCCCCCTTTTCGGCCCC CCCCTTCCGCCTCTTAGACCGCCTAACTGTGTAAATGGCAAAGCGACAGCAGCATTTGCTAACTttgctgcagcagcaacaaaggCTACAGCACAGCTACAACAAGAACTACAtaaatgtatctgtatctataGCTATATCTAGCTAAGCGATGGCCGTGCATTGTATTGCAGTTACGTGCTCGATGGTCCAGCAAAATGGCGAAGCGAAAAAAAATCTCTGaaacaaaatcaacaaagaAGTAGCAGAAACAGCAGGGTGCCATTCGTTTGTAAAATCTTGAATACACTTCTCGTATAA
- the LOC119551662 gene encoding uncharacterized protein LOC119551662: MLLISLTLMAFGLAQTLPIEEAETLTTSEAPDSGRVVFDQRQNGRFNIHVSIKDVAIIEVGQNGLAEETYNDEEDYYYDDSALTVKPIKLTTEASSSSTTTSTTSVAALPESTVTTVATSTVATTSDPKLNTSFSSNLLADIAASVSKPKSRLNNLMIVETPIGGTTKPQHHPLHGRSKDVPIMAAAAITPPTLPESIEYTPPKNHNSPIFKVKVQRSSMPAAKKPARCRNHQVRDAQGKCSDSIYRKLYSMLMGMNFPFLAAANAAESA; this comes from the exons ATGTTGCTGATATCGCTTACACTGATGGCTTTCGGCCTGGCCCAAACGCTGCCCATCGAGGAGGCCGAAACGCTGACGACCAGCGAGGCACCCGATTCAGGGCGAGTTGTCTTCGATCAGCGGCAGAATGGCAGATTCAACATCCACGTGAGCATCAAGGATGTGGCCATCATCGAGGTGGGCCAGAATGGGTTGGCTGAG GAGACATATAACGATGAGGAGGATTACTACTATGATGACAGTGCGTTGACCGTCAAACCGATCAAGTTAACCACCGAggcgagcagcagcagcaccacaaCGAGCACCACATCGGTGGCAGCACTGCCAGAGAGCACTGTAACTACAGTGGCCACTTCGACTGTGGCCACCACTAGTGATCCCAAGCTAAATACCAGCTTTAGCTCTAATCTCTTGGCTGACATTGCGGCCAGTGTATCGAAGCCCAAGTCCAGGCTAAACAATCTGATGATCGTGGAGACGCCAATCGGTGGGACAACTAAGCCCCAGCATCACCCACTTCATGGTCGATCCAAAGATGTACCCATTatggctgctgctgcaattACGCCACCCACTTTGCCCGAGAGCATTGAGTACACACCGCCCAAAAATCACAACTCGCCCATTTTCAAGGTTAAGGTTCAACGATCTTCGATGCCGGCCGCAAAGAAACCCGCCCGCTGCCGAAATCACCAGGTGCGAGATGCCCAGGGCAAGTGCTCCGACTCGATCTA CAGAAAGCTGTACAGCATGCTGATGGGAATGAATTTCCCCTTTTTGGCAGCGGCAAATGCCGCGGAAAGTGCCTGA
- the LOC119549783 gene encoding uncharacterized protein LOC119549783, with protein MLRGLHFVCGIWLFLGVLALPSIPFEGNTYESAFLHNLTTQMVSENRIETLASFGVNWERYRLGPIVSKSIEQSLMEEFQVPIVVWGLRRNISIRHLLGYKTLICVSISSVMPDLDPIFDVLNDGLVGLHYVPMLFIYKPVRMLVIPTREMLEAFFAWCWQHRFTNVFLTFHLRTVNNHSGKFGKGGRNEIYSYTPFPNLTIRNITETGYQPVDIMMDLRGYEFRVPVFQDPPTVFQLPNGGLSGSLGLMFSAYVHLRRGVLRPEPNAHVNRYNYQEHLMLAAARGEIEMGVHPYSTLQLNSSLTAGSFPLGMTNTCVLVPWQRESPQVRFMQMAAHINGTFFLILLVAMTISWQLVHGRWRRGVHLTLVTFFQQSVPDREFHHLAEPYKIIHVALLLGSLVLWTMRTAYLSSVFTSQMPGWQINTAKDFLATPLRLMLTETEVEMYFTAGLLPSALMPRLLVVNKTTLMEHLDSLNSSYAYCTTAEHWSVVMLQQRRMYRPPFRLASNLCTTPRFLRFPVQRNSPFQLNFYRFGIHSLQFGFWAHWASKSLGEAMQLRLVVELTDDYLPIQSLTLADFKVLIKLYLLCLLGSCFCLLGEFICNFYNKYRNASHSVSNPRTLTCNVGNIRQGKGKGKDKAGGPKTSAPEKN; from the exons ATGCTTCGTGGACTGCATTTCGTCTGCGGTATTTGGCTCTTTCTCGGGGTCTTGGCTTTGCCGTCGATTCCCTTTGAGGGAAACACCTATGAATCGGCTTTTCTACACAACCTGACCACTCAAATGGTATCCGAAAACCGGATCGAAACGCTGGCCTCATTCGGAGTAAATTGGGAACGGTACCGATTGGGACCGATAGTGTCCAAATCCATTGAGCAATCGTTGATGGAGGAATTCCAAGTACCAATTGTCGTTTGGGGACTGAGACGTAATATCAGTATTCGCCATTTGCTGGGCTACAAAACCTTGATCTGTGTTAGCATATCCAGTGTGATGCCCGACTTGGATCCCATTTTTGATGTCCTAAACGATGGCTTGGTGGGCTTGCATTATGTTCCAATGCTCTTTATCTACAAACCTGTGCGAATGTTGGTGATCCCAACGAGGGAAATGTTAGAAGCCTTTTTCGCCTGGTGCTGGCAGCACAGGTTCACCAATGTGTTCCTAACATTTCATCTACGTACGGTTAATAATCATTCTGGTAAATTCGGTAAAGGTGGGCGCAATGAAATCTATAGCTACACACCATTTCCCAATCTCACTATTCGGAATATAACTGAGACGGGATACCAGCCCGTGGACATAATGATGGATCTAAGGGGCTATGAGTTTAGAGTGCCTGTATTTCAGGATCCCCCCACGGTGTTTCAG CTCCCAAACGGTGGTCTATCCGGTTCCCTGGGCCTCATGTTTTCCGCTTACGTGCACCTCAGAAGGGGGGTTCTCCGCCCGGAGCCCAACGCCCATGTGAATAGGTACAACTACCAGGAGCACCTGATGCTGGCCGCTGCCCGCGGCGAAATCGAGATGGGCGTGCATCCGTACTCCACGTTGCAGCTGAACTCCTCGCTGACGGCAGGTAGTTTCCCTCTGGGTATGACCAACACCTGTGTTTTAGTGCCCTGGCAGAGGGAATCGCCTCAGGTCAGGTTCATGCAGATGGCCGCCCACATAAATGGTACCTTTTTCCTGATACTCCTTGTTGCGATGACCATATCCTGGCAGCTGGTCCATGGACGATGGCGGCGAGGCGTTCATCTCACTTTGGTGACCTTCTTTCAGCAATCTGTGCCGGACAGAGAGTTTCATCACTTGGCCGAGCCATATAAGATCATCCATGTTGCCTTGCTCCTCGGCTCCTTAGTTCTATGGACAATGCGCACGGCGTATTTGTCATCGGTATTTACCTCACAG ATGCCTGGGTGGCAGATTAATACCGCCAAGGACTTTCTGGCCACGCCATTACGGCTCATGTTGACGGAAACAGAAGTGGAAATGTATTTTACCGCAGGACTTCTGCCTTCGGCACTAATGCCCCGCCTCCTCGTGGTCAACAAGACGACGCTGATGGAGCACTTGGACAGCTTGAATAGCAGCTACGCCTACTGCACCACCGCGGAGCACTGGAGTGTGGTTATGTTGCAGCAACGCCGCATGTACCGCCCACCATTTCGACTGGCCTCGAACCTCTGCACCACCCCTCGATTTCTGCGATTTCCAGTGCAGCGGAATTCGCCCTTCCAGCTGAACTTCTACCGCTTTGGCATCCATTCGCTGCAATTTGGCTTCTGGGCTCACTGGGCGAGCAAAAGTCTGGGGGAGGCGATGCAACTGCGTCTCGTGGTGGAACTCACTGATGACTATCTGCCCATCCAGAGCCTGACGCTCGCGGATTTTAAAGTTCTGATCAAATTATACCTGCTTTGTTTGCTGGGCAGCTGTTTTTGCCTTTTGGGTGAATttatttgtaatttttataataaatacagAAATGCAAG cCACTCCGTTTCCAATCCCAGAACTCTCACCTGCAACGTAGGCAACATCAGACAAGGCAAAGGTAAAGGCAAAGACAAGGCCGGAGGCCCCAAGACATCTGCACCGGAGAAAAACTAG
- the LOC119551212 gene encoding uncharacterized protein LOC119551212: MSEELFSNNLKDLNLPKVERINDIREFMSDPKNFNSNINELTERLEENVQQCRNIIKILKDSLSLKIATMKKVKTDVLELNSEVGKPGAEIRFVTNREKVKLHFLDETEIKEYSVQDALEQYSVKMSLIYGEILSLDSDVDHVTYLEGICKMNVEYVKNWYKAEMRNKIKKSPPDSVGDTVKN; this comes from the coding sequence ATGAGTGAGGAACTATTCTCCAACAATTTAAAAGACTTAAATCTGCCCAAAGTGGAACGCATCAATGATATACGAGAGTTCATGTCCGATCCCAAAAACTTTAATAGCAATATTAATGAATTGACCGAACGCCTGGAAGAAAACGTACAACAATGCCGCAATATTATCAAAATCTTAAAGGACAGCCTCAGCTTGAAGATAGCCACCATGAAAAAGGTTAAGACGGATGTGTTGGAATTGAATTCGGAGGTCGGAAAGCCCGGGGCGGAGATTCGTTTTGTGACTAACCGTGAGAAAGTAAAATTGCATTTTCTAGACGAGACAGAGATTAAAGAATACAGTGTACAAGATGCCCTGGAACAATATAGCGTAAAGATGAGTTTAATTTATGGTGAGATACTGTCTTTGGACAGCGATGTGGACCATGTTACCTATCTGGAGGGAATTTGCAAGATGAATGTCGAGTATGTTAAGAATTGGTATAAAGCTGAGATGCGGAATAAGATCAAAAAATCCCCTCCCGATTCTGTTGGCGATACAGTAAAGAACTAA
- the LOC119550255 gene encoding uncharacterized protein LOC119550255, whose amino-acid sequence MDQWTGVHRAFVIRAYYKSNDSISGAQRLFKKQFSIYQTPPTNVIKSWLRHFESTGSSQGGCGGYARSSLPQIFCTICNQCLSNEKNFCSSVK is encoded by the exons ATGGATCAGTGGACGGGTGTGCACCGGGCGTTCGTCATTCGGGCCTACTACAAGAGCAACGACTCGATCAGCGGAGCCCAGCGGCTCTTCAAGAAGCAGTTCAGCATTTACCAAACGCCGCCGACGAACGTGATCAAGTCCTGGCTCAGGCACTTCGAGAGCACGGGATCCTCGCAGGGGGGCTGCGGCGGATACGCACGATCCTCGCTGCCA CAAATCTTCTGCACCATTTGCAATCAATGCCTGAGTAATGAGAAAAACTTTTGCAGCTCCGTGAAGTGA
- the LOC119550256 gene encoding uncharacterized protein LOC119550256: MSLWSQLRPMEWCRSVYRDYHSWSFVKCSLAFCAGVLLVRSLDGKLPESSLVPEI; encoded by the coding sequence ATGTCTCTGTGGTCGCAGCTGAGACCCATGGAGTGGTGTAGGTCGGTCTACAGGGACTATCATTCGTGGTCATTCGTCAAGTGTTCCCTGGCCTTTTGTGCCGGGGTGCTCCTCGTGCGAAGCCTCGACGGAAAATTGCCGGAAAGCAGCTTGGTTCCCGAAATCTAG